The stretch of DNA CCCAACTAGAACCATGAATTATAAGGTACAAATACAAGATCAGGCTGGCAACTATAGTAATGTCATTGAAACCGATGAGGTTACATTGGATTGTTTATAGGGTCTGACATCAATACATTTTAAGCAATAACAATCAATAATTTAGTATGAACAAAATACTCATCATTGCCGCTTTAGTTTTTATGAGCTATATTTGGATTGCTTGCGAAAAGCCACCAATTTATGACGACACGCCACATATTACTTGGAATAGTTTTTCGGCAGATACGGTACAACAATTAACAGGTTCCGTTTCTTTTAAATTTGATTTTACAGATGGCGATGGGGATTTAGGAAAAACAGGAGATACCGCCAATCATATCATTATAGTAGATACCCGCCGTACTCCTAATGATACTGCTTTTTACAAAATTCCAACAATAGAACAACAAGGAATTGTCAGTGGCATTTCGGGGCAACTAGAAGTGACCATGTCTCAAATCTGTGGAATTGATCCTAATAACCCATTGATTCTTTGTCAAGAGCAACCCAATTATTTTGACCCTATTGTTTATAAAATTCGCATCAAAGACAATGCTGGTCGTTGGAGCAATGAAATTGATACGGATACCCTTTTTGTACGGTGCTTTATTCAACCGTAAATGGCTACCTGCTCGTGTTGTGTACAGCAACAAGGTTAGATATCCCATGCTATACTAAAACCTAAACCAATGAAACCTTCCCTATTTTTAAGTATTCTACTGTATATTGGACTCTGTTCTTGTTCACAAAAAGAAAAACTAGATCATTTCAATCTGGTTACTAAAACGTTTGAAGTAGATGGCAAAAACTATTCTATCGATGATTTTGAAGATGGGATTTGTGTCATTTCTAACAAGGGATTATTTGGTTTTGTAGATAGCACAGGAACCCTTTTATGCCCTTTTAATTATGATACTATTTTTCCCTTTCATCATAACCGAGCCATTGTTGTTTTGAATGAAAAAATGGGTCTTGTCGATAAAAAAGGAACAGAAATATTAGCTCCAAGTTTACAACTGATACATCCCTTTACAACTCCCTCTATTAGTTCGTTTCAAGACACCAATGGTGTTTTTGGGATACTTAATTCTTCTGGTGAAGTCCTCTTTAAAAATAAAGATTTTCATTGGATTAGCCCTTTTCACAAAGGAAAAGCAACCTATTCTTCCTCCAGCCAAATAGGTGCTATTGATAGTTTAGGGCAGTTGCTTCCTATTTATATACCTGAATACCAATTCCTCCATAAAATACACTTAGTTGAACTTAATAAACTATCATCTCTTTCGTTTAATAATGATTTGGCTCCAATTATCATCCGAACAAGTAGTTCAGATTTTATCCACAATAGAACAACTCCTGATTGGCCTATTACAACGACATCTTATTATATAAATAATCAATTGACTATTGACTCTAATTTTCAAGATAAAACGAGTTGGCAATATGGTTTTATCAACAAAAAGGGAAAAATTGTTGTTTCTCCTCAATATCATAAGGTTAGCGATTTTGCTAATGGCTATGCTCATGTACAAAACGAAAAAGGATGGAATGTTATTGATACAACTGGGCAGCCCCTTTTTAAAAACTATTATGCACAATTACAGATCATCAATGAGCATTGGCTAATCGCTAAGAAACATAAATTATTCAGTGGAAGCCCTATAGAAGATAACTTATTTGGCCTCATCAATTTCAAAGAAGAAACTATTATTCCTTTTGAGTACTTTTTTTTGAAATATCTTTTTGAAGACTTGTTTTGTGCACAAGGTAACCTTGTAGTAAATCCAATAATTTTACAACCTCCCTTTTCCCCTTTACATCCTTATACCCCTCATAACATGGGCGTTATTAACACTTCTTTGGACACAATAATGCCCTTTATTTATGCTGACATTTATGCTGCGCCCAATAATGAAAAATATATTGGCTATGCTAAAAAGATAACAGAAACAATGCTTATACCCGTCCATACTAGTACTTCTGACTATGAGATTTGTAATAATAAAGGATACTATGACCGATTTAATGCACAAGGAAAGGTTTTTAATAAAAAAATTCCTTTCGCTGAAAGCATTTCGAGTGGTTCTAGTCTTTTTAATCAAGCATTTTTCGTCGAATCTCTACCTCCGCCTCCTCAATCCTGCCCTTTCTTTTGTAGTCCATTACCCCCCAACAATAGAAAGCTAGCAAAAACCCCATACTATTTACAATAAGAAACCTTTACATAAAATCTAGAATCTAAGCCCCCCAAAGCTTTTGCAACAGTAGGAGTCAGCATCACAATAGATTCTTGTGTGAATGAATTTTCGGGCTTAGGGGCAACTACTTTAGCGTATAAATGTCGATTGGTCATTGGGTTCTCGATTTTGACAACGCCCCCTTTGGGAACATAAGAGCACATGACATAAAGTTTATTTTTCGCAGACAAACTCATGGCCTTATCCCAACAAGCTGTCCCTTGTAATACCTGCTCGTTTTTACCATTAAAATTAACCTCGTAACGATATTTATTTTTTTGGCTTTCTTCTCCTAATATCCCAGACAAACCTGTAAAATTTTTGAGCGAATCAGGAATTCCCTTTTTGTCAATCCAGCCAATGTGCAAGATTTGATGTTCACTTAGATGGTCTGTAACCAACTGGTTTCTTGATTTTAATATCTCAGAAGGCAAGCGAAAATAAATTTTAGAAATTCGATATAAGGTTTCGGAAGTTCTCACTTTGTAATAAACTGGGATATAAGAAGTGTCAACAAAGCTCTCCCCCACAAAACGCTTAATCGCTTTGTTTACTAATGGAATTCTAATTTTCTGCCCTATCTTTAATCCATTGGTTTCTAAATTGGGATTGCTATAATAAATATCCGACAAATCGATCCCATAAAATTTCTTAATCGCATATAAGGTTTGCCCAGGATGAATCGTGTGCAAAAGATATTTTTGTCCATTTTCAACCTGAACATATAAGGAATCCGCCGTCTTTACTTGTTCTTTTGGTTGGTAGGCTTGAATTCCCAATTGATCCATACTAAACTCTGCAAAGCCGTCTGTCTGGGCATCCATAGTAGCCTGAAATAAGAATAAAAAAAATAAACTATAATATACCTTCATATACTTATATTATTGGTTTTAGGAAATAACAGTATTTGATTTTTAGTTGAAAGAAAACGTTAAACACTATCTAATAAGCCTCATTCTATTTTAATGCCAATTTGGTTGCTCATTAAAATATGTTGGATACAGGTTTTATAAATGCTTCCAAAACTAACCGTTCCAAAAGCCATTTATAATTTAATGTTTTTTCGCCAATATTCCTAAGTAGAATCGCACAGAATACTTGGATAAAAGTAAAAATCTGTTGGCTAACATTGGAATAATTCGCAAAAAATGACGAAATTTGCGACACTTTTATTCAATTGTAACAAAACATATGAAGTGTAATTTCTTAAAAAGAACATTACCTTCGCCATTAAAAAGACAACTTTCAATAGTTTTAACCATGGACGTAAAATCGTTAGAGACACAATTTGAATCACACCTAAGCACTTGGCGTGAAGATGAAAAAGCAGCTTTAGAATTATTAAAAATAGTAGGTGATCTACGGTTTGATCGTTCTATCGAAATCATTCTTTTCCGCCGTGACATTTATGACTCTAGACCTACAGAAGTCATGAACGATCACCTTTTTGCAAAGAATTATTCTAAGCAGCCGATTACGGTTCAGATGAGTGTAAAAATTGCAAAAGCAATCGCAAAACTTGACCTTGCTCCTTCTCGTATTGATTTGGGAAAATTGGCTACTCAATGGCTTAGCTCAGAAGAGAGCTGGGATAACATCGATCATTTTGTTGCGGATGAATTAACTGATTTCATTGGTAAAGATGCCAAAGATGCTAAAGTGATCACTCCTAGAGATGTTGTGCTATATGGTTTTGGTCGTATTGGTCGTTTGGCTGCTCGTTGTTTAATAGAAATGATGGGTCGTGGCGAACAATTAAGACTAAAAGCTATTGTATTGCGTCAAAAAAACAAAAAGAATCCATACGAAGAATTGCTTAAACGTGCTTCTTTGTTGCGCAAAGATTCTATTCATGGCAAATTCCGTGGAACAATTAGTGTTGATGAAGAAAACCAACAATTGATTGTTAACAGTTGCCGTGTTCAAATCATTTTTGCCAATAGTCCAGAGGATATTGATTATACAGAATATAGCATCAAAGATGCTATTCTTATTGACAATACAGGTGCTTGGAGAGACAAAGAAGGTTTGAGTCGCCATTTGCGTCCTGGTGTGAAGCAGGTATTGTTTACTGCTCCAGGTAAAGGCATCAAAAATATTGTACATGGAATCAATCAAAAAGAATTGAATTTCCAAGAAGATACTGTTTTCTGTGCAGCATCTTGTACAACCAATGCAATTGCTCCAGTATTAAAAGTATTGCACGATAATCTAGGCATTAACAATGGACATTTAGAAACCATTCATGCTTATACCAATGCTCAAAACTTGTTGGACAATTACAATTCTAAAGAAAGACGAGGTTCTGCTGCTGCCTTAAATATGGTTATTACATCTACTGGTGCTGCTAGTGCTGTTAGTAAAGTAATTCCTGAATTGGATGGAAAACTAACAGGTTCGGCTATTCGTGTTCCTACTCCTGATGGTTCTTTGGCTGTTATGACCTTGAATGTTCAAAAAGAAACTACTGTTCAAGAAATCAACGAGATGATGCGCCAAGCTTCTTTGCACGGCAACTTAGTAGAGCAAATCAAATATTCTATTTCTAAAGAATTTGTTTCTTCTGACGTTATTGGTGCGCCTGCTGCTTCTGTGTTTGATGCTCCATCTACGAAAGTTGGAAACAATGGTAAAACGGTTACCGTTTACGTTTGGTACGACAATGAGTATGGTTATACTCGTCAAGTATTGCGTTTAGCTAAATATGCTGCGCAAGTAAGACGTTACCGTTATTATTAGACGCTTTTGTACTAGCTACTAGTACTTAAAAATAATGTTATAGATAGTATTTATCTATAATGGTTGTGTTGTTAAAAGCTCTCGGATTTTATCTGAGAGTTTTTTTTTATGGGTTGTTTTTTATTAGCCCAAAACACCTAGTTCTCAACGTACAATAATAGGACAGCATTTTAAATAATAACTTTTGTTTTACTATTTGTTCTTTTCTTGATAAAAGAACCAAAATCAAGGGCTAAGACTACGGCTGGATAGCTTTAGCTGTTCGAATACTGTATTTAGCGAATGCTTCGCCCGCTAAATACGGACGTATTCTTCACAGAAGCTATACACCAGCCTCCATCATGCCCACCTCAATACAAATCTATTAAATTCAAAGATAATGGGTATTTATAATAGAAAGAAGGGGTGGGCATTTGAAAAATTGGAGAACAAAACAGGACGAGTAGTGCCGTTATTTTTCAAAGAAAAATAAATCGTTCAATTGTTTGAGCGCAGCGAGTTTTGAACGATTAGGCAATAGGAGGACTTGTTTAGTCCAATTTTTCAGCAAGCCCTAGCGTTTTTTGTTTCTTTTTTTGGCAATGCAAAAAAGAAAAGACTACTATTGGACAATTCGTAGCTAAGTTTTTTTTAAGAAACAGCCTTACTTTATTTAATCCTAATTGTTTTATCCTGTATTTATATTTCGAGGACTTTTACGAAATTTAGACCTGTGAAAGATTAGTTAATAATTACTTCCTTTAAAAACGCCTGCTTTTTCCTAAATGTATCTAAGGCAACCTCTAAGGCATTGACATAAACACTTATATCAGGACTATATCCTAATGGCTTAGTCAAAACCTCCCCTTGCCAAGTCATCAAAACCAAATAAGGCTGACTAGCCATACGAAACATTCTTTCTTGTAAGTAAGCATTTTTATTCCCTACATTTCGAAACTGCCTAAAGCCATTCTCTGTTTTTACCATTTCCTGCTCTGCCAATGGCAATTTTTTTCTATCGTCAACATACAAGATAATCGGGATAAAATCATGGTATAAATAACTCAAAATAGCAGGATCTTGAAGCGCAATATCAGGAAAAAAATGCACTCTCGTTCCATAGCCCGTAAAAAGCAAAAAAATTGGTTTGTTCTGCCGCTGCGCACAAGCTACACCAGCATCAAAGTCGTTAAAAGCCCTTAAAGTCTTAGGATAGAAATCAAATCTATTCTTAGAAAAAGTATATTCTTCTTGCGATGCAGGGGCAAGCTCACATAGAGGATTTTGAGGCGCTGGATCGCAAGAAAATAAGCATAATATCGCAGCTACAGCAAGCATAAAAGATTTCATATTAACAGTCTAGTTTTAATCAATGAGCTAGAGTTCTTCTTCATTTTATAAAAATGATAAAAAACTCCCTATTTTTGGACTTAAAGACTTAAATAAGCATACCATCCCTTAAACAAAAGACAAAAAAGTCTAAAAAACAATACAATGACAATCAAAAAAATAATTCCTTCTACCCTATTTCTTTTCCTTCTGCAATCTTATGCTCCTAATCTAAACGCACAATTAAATCATTACTCTGGTAGCAATGCTCTTAGAGGCAATACCACTGGGGTATACAATACCGCAACAGGAAATGATTGTTTGCGCAATAATTCATCAGGAAGTTACAATACGGCCTATGGAACAGGAGCCATGTACAACAATAGAGAAGGAAAAAGCAATACCTCTATTGGTTATCAATCTCTTTATAGAAACACCTTGGGAAAGGAAAATGTGGCAGTAGGTTCCAATTCCTTGAATAGTAATAGTAGTGGCAATTATAATACGGCAATTGGTACTTTTTCTTTGGGCTTTAATAAAGATGGAATGAACAATACCGCAGCAGGCTATCATGCCCTAATGAGCAATACTTCTGCTTCTGCCAACACTGCTTTTGGAGCTTATGCCTTGCAAAGTAATACCACTGGCGAAAATAATGTTGCGTTGGGTTATTATTCCCTTTATAGCAATATGATTGGCAATAGTAATGTGGCCTTAGGAACCAACACCTTGGGCAATAATACATCTGGAAATTTTAACGTGGCAAGTGGTCATCATTCTATGACCAAAAACACTTCTGGGAGTTTTAATATTGCCATGGGAGGCAAATCATTGCACAGCAACATGACAGGATCTAAAAACATTGCAATTGGCCATTTTAGCATGTATAAAAATATCTCTGGCCTCAACAACACTTCTGTGGGTGCTAATAGCATGGAAAATAATTCTTCTGGCGATCAAAATACCGCACTAGGTTATCAAAGTCTCAAAGACAACAAAACAGGCAATGAGAATGTGGCAATTGGTTATGATGCACTCAACAGAAATACAGCAGGCAACAAAAATACAGCACTTGGGTTTAATGCCTATGCTAGAGGGTTTGCTTATGGAAACTCAACGGCAATTGGTGCCAATGCTCATGTTTCTGCTAGCAACCAAATGCGCTTTGGAGATGACCGAATAACGAGTATTGGAGGCAAAGTTTCTTGGTCTAAGGTTTCTGACAAGCGATTCAAAATTGATGTCAAAGCCAATGTTCCAGGCTTGGCATTTATCAATCGCCTAGAGCCTGTTACGTATTATATTGATGCCGAAAAATTACGAGATTATCAAGGCGTTGAAGAGTGCCGCATGGAAACTACTGATTTGGTGCGTGAGGCTGGCTTTATGGCGCAAGATGTAGAACAACTTGCTCAAGAGTTGGGCTTTGAATTTAGTGGCGTGGACAAACCTGCCTCTGTAGAAGATTATTATGGTTTGCGTTATGCTGATTTCACCGTTCCTTTAGTAAAAGCGGTACAAGAATTATCAAGAGAAAATGAGCAATTAAAAAACAAAATAAAAGCATTGGAACGCCAACAAAAACGGCTCTCTTCCTTAGAAAAAGAAATAGCTGATATTAAGGCACTTTTGGGAACCAATGCACAAATTTTAGATTAATCTTTTCATACAATTAATGCCAAAACAAATGACCAAAGAAATACATCAAGGAGTAGGCTTGCTCATTGGCAATCAAGATCAAAGTCGTTTTTTTGTACAAATCAAAGATGAGCAATACCCTTTTGAAGCTTGGCGAGGTGCTTGTGCGTTTTGGGGTGGAGCAATAGAAAAAGAAGACGCCAATGCATTGGTTGCCGTAGAACGGGAAGTAATGGAAGAAATTCCAGCTGCGGTTCCTATTCTGCGAAATATTAGCAAAACAAAAATTAAGCAATACCTAATTAATAATCAGCATGTTCAACAAGTTTTTGGGTTAACCATTTTTGAAGCTATTGTTTCGGATGAACAGCTTGAAAAAATTGCCCAATCTGAAGTTTTGGAAGGCAAGGGTGTATTGATGAACAGAGCAACGTTATTGCAAGCCCAATGGATTTGGGGCATAGATTTTATTTTTGAAGAATACCTCAAACTCAAAGATAATCTTTAATTTTGTGGGTTCTAAATACTCATTACTCCGTTAAAAACCTGAACCCAGCTTGCTGGCTCATAAGCGATAGCGCACTAGCTAACCTAGCAGCGCAGCTAAACAGAGCTTGCGACCTCATGAACATAGTGCACGAGCAGCTTGGTACTGTATACCAACTGGAATGCCTAGCACCGTAGGTAAAAGCGAAGGCACTGTTTTTTTATGTTTTTTACTAAAAAACCAAAAAATCAACGGAGTATTAAATACTAAAACTGGTCTAATTTTAGTTTAAGAATCATGTATACTGATTACTTTAACGCTAATAACTGTATCTATAACAAAAAAATTTACACTAAAAAAATTCATAACAGCCTCCTAAATGTAACCTTACTATTATGAAAAAATATTTGTTATTGCTCCTTAGCTTACCACTTAGTTTTTGCAGCTACGCAATAGATAGTGATGTAGATACCACCTTAATTATAGAATCCGAAGCTACTATGCGTGGTTTATTGGTTGATATATTGACCAATAAAGAACTAAGCATTCGTCAAGAATCTTCTCAAAAACTGGAAAAAATCATGGAAAAAACCCTCAGCCAAAAAGGGGCTTTTGAGTATGATTTTTCTAATTTGGAAGGCGTTTCATTGGTGCAACCAGAAGACAAAAGTTTTAAGATTTTTACTTGGCAACTATACCTTGACAAAGATCATTATCAATACCGAGGCTTTATTCAAACCAAAGAGAATAAGGTGTACAAATTACAGGACAAATCAGACGATATGCGTACGGTAGAGTTTAGTATTTTAAAACCTGAAAATTGGTATGGTGCTTTGTATTACAACCTAAAAGAGTTCAAATCGGATGGACAAAAGATGTATTTGCTTTTTGGGTTTGATGCCTATGATTTTTACAATAGACGCAAACTGCTAGATGTACTTTATTTTGATAGCTCTGGTCGACCAAGATTTGGAAAAACAGTGCTTGAAATGAAAGATGGCTTTGGCAGAAAACGCAAGGTAAAACGTTTTGTCATGGAATATTCTTCTAGTGTTAATGTAACGCTCAACTATTCTGAAGAACAAGA from Aureispira anguillae encodes:
- a CDS encoding tail fiber domain-containing protein — translated: MTIKKIIPSTLFLFLLQSYAPNLNAQLNHYSGSNALRGNTTGVYNTATGNDCLRNNSSGSYNTAYGTGAMYNNREGKSNTSIGYQSLYRNTLGKENVAVGSNSLNSNSSGNYNTAIGTFSLGFNKDGMNNTAAGYHALMSNTSASANTAFGAYALQSNTTGENNVALGYYSLYSNMIGNSNVALGTNTLGNNTSGNFNVASGHHSMTKNTSGSFNIAMGGKSLHSNMTGSKNIAIGHFSMYKNISGLNNTSVGANSMENNSSGDQNTALGYQSLKDNKTGNENVAIGYDALNRNTAGNKNTALGFNAYARGFAYGNSTAIGANAHVSASNQMRFGDDRITSIGGKVSWSKVSDKRFKIDVKANVPGLAFINRLEPVTYYIDAEKLRDYQGVEECRMETTDLVREAGFMAQDVEQLAQELGFEFSGVDKPASVEDYYGLRYADFTVPLVKAVQELSRENEQLKNKIKALERQQKRLSSLEKEIADIKALLGTNAQILD
- a CDS encoding WG repeat-containing protein; protein product: MKPSLFLSILLYIGLCSCSQKEKLDHFNLVTKTFEVDGKNYSIDDFEDGICVISNKGLFGFVDSTGTLLCPFNYDTIFPFHHNRAIVVLNEKMGLVDKKGTEILAPSLQLIHPFTTPSISSFQDTNGVFGILNSSGEVLFKNKDFHWISPFHKGKATYSSSSQIGAIDSLGQLLPIYIPEYQFLHKIHLVELNKLSSLSFNNDLAPIIIRTSSSDFIHNRTTPDWPITTTSYYINNQLTIDSNFQDKTSWQYGFINKKGKIVVSPQYHKVSDFANGYAHVQNEKGWNVIDTTGQPLFKNYYAQLQIINEHWLIAKKHKLFSGSPIEDNLFGLINFKEETIIPFEYFFLKYLFEDLFCAQGNLVVNPIILQPPFSPLHPYTPHNMGVINTSLDTIMPFIYADIYAAPNNEKYIGYAKKITETMLIPVHTSTSDYEICNNKGYYDRFNAQGKVFNKKIPFAESISSGSSLFNQAFFVESLPPPPQSCPFFCSPLPPNNRKLAKTPYYLQ
- a CDS encoding LysM peptidoglycan-binding domain-containing protein, whose translation is MKVYYSLFFLFLFQATMDAQTDGFAEFSMDQLGIQAYQPKEQVKTADSLYVQVENGQKYLLHTIHPGQTLYAIKKFYGIDLSDIYYSNPNLETNGLKIGQKIRIPLVNKAIKRFVGESFVDTSYIPVYYKVRTSETLYRISKIYFRLPSEILKSRNQLVTDHLSEHQILHIGWIDKKGIPDSLKNFTGLSGILGEESQKNKYRYEVNFNGKNEQVLQGTACWDKAMSLSAKNKLYVMCSYVPKGGVVKIENPMTNRHLYAKVVAPKPENSFTQESIVMLTPTVAKALGGLDSRFYVKVSYCK
- a CDS encoding glyceraldehyde-3-phosphate dehydrogenase, giving the protein MDVKSLETQFESHLSTWREDEKAALELLKIVGDLRFDRSIEIILFRRDIYDSRPTEVMNDHLFAKNYSKQPITVQMSVKIAKAIAKLDLAPSRIDLGKLATQWLSSEESWDNIDHFVADELTDFIGKDAKDAKVITPRDVVLYGFGRIGRLAARCLIEMMGRGEQLRLKAIVLRQKNKKNPYEELLKRASLLRKDSIHGKFRGTISVDEENQQLIVNSCRVQIIFANSPEDIDYTEYSIKDAILIDNTGAWRDKEGLSRHLRPGVKQVLFTAPGKGIKNIVHGINQKELNFQEDTVFCAASCTTNAIAPVLKVLHDNLGINNGHLETIHAYTNAQNLLDNYNSKERRGSAAALNMVITSTGAASAVSKVIPELDGKLTGSAIRVPTPDGSLAVMTLNVQKETTVQEINEMMRQASLHGNLVEQIKYSISKEFVSSDVIGAPAASVFDAPSTKVGNNGKTVTVYVWYDNEYGYTRQVLRLAKYAAQVRRYRYY
- a CDS encoding NUDIX domain-containing protein; this translates as MTKEIHQGVGLLIGNQDQSRFFVQIKDEQYPFEAWRGACAFWGGAIEKEDANALVAVEREVMEEIPAAVPILRNISKTKIKQYLINNQHVQQVFGLTIFEAIVSDEQLEKIAQSEVLEGKGVLMNRATLLQAQWIWGIDFIFEEYLKLKDNL